The following are encoded together in the Anabrus simplex isolate iqAnaSimp1 chromosome 5, ASM4041472v1, whole genome shotgun sequence genome:
- the LOC137501024 gene encoding adult-specific cuticular protein ACP-20-like, producing MRHLLTLSVVATLAVVVSAQYGHSTGSNYGGGHAESFIHFVGPVIGPAQPIHGVVKDKHGHEEHIVDYVAHPHYEYKYGVADHHTGDFHGQQESRDGHKVVGEYSLKEKSGNVRTVKYVADKDGFRAEVHNSHHNTHPQGYSSQGGHGYGSSGASSGYSQGGLESFGGSGYNLGGRGSY from the exons ATGAGACACCTTCTG ACCTTGTCTGTCGTCGCGACGCTCGCTGTCGTCGTCTCCGCACAGTACGGTCATTCTACTGGGAGTAACTACGGTGGAGGTCACGCTGAGTCCTTCATCCACTTCGTAGGTCCTGTCATAGGACCTGCTCAGCCCATCCACGGTGTGGTCAAGGACAAACATGGACATGAGGAGCACATCGTCGACTATGTG GCCCATCCTCACTACGAATACAAGTACGGCGTAGCTGATCACCACACCGGAGACTTCCACGGTCAGCAGGAGTCTCGGGACGGACACAAGGTGGTGGGAGAGTACAGTCTCAAGGAGAAGAGTGGTAATGTGAGGACCGTCAAGTACGTGGCTGATAAGGACGGCTTCCGTGCCGAGGTGCACAACAGTCACCACAACACTCATCCTCAAGGATACAGCAGTCAGGGCGGCCATGGATACGGCAGCTCTGGAGCTAGCAGCGGCTACAGTCAAGGAGGCCTTGAAAGCTTTGGCGGTTCTGGTTACAATCTTGGAGGCCGTGGAAGTTATTAA